One genomic region from Cydia pomonella isolate Wapato2018A chromosome 4, ilCydPomo1, whole genome shotgun sequence encodes:
- the LOC133517533 gene encoding uncharacterized protein K02A2.6-like — protein MKHKTKQAAISAMRYSEVFAEGLGRYTGGEVSLRVREGARPVFLRARPLAYALREPVERALDQLERDGVITPVDSSDWATPIVPVVKTDGTIWISNITTIK, from the exons ATGAAGCACAAGACGAAGCAAGCAGCGATTTCAGCGATGAG ATACAGTGAAGTATTTGCGGAGGGGCTCGGTCGGTATACGGGTGGCGAGGTGAGCTTGCGAGTGCGCGAGGGTGCGAGGCCCGTGTTCTTGCGCGCGCGACCGCTGGCGTACGCGCTGCGTGAGCCGGTGGAGCGCGCGCTGGACCAGCTGGAGCGCGACGGCGTCATCACGCCGGTGGACTCGTCGGACTGGGCCACGCCGATCGTACCCGTCGTCAAGACGGACGGAACCA TATGGATAAGCAatataactacaataaaatag